In Picosynechococcus sp. PCC 7002, the following are encoded in one genomic region:
- a CDS encoding pyroglutamyl-peptidase I family protein encodes MRGKILLTSFQPWLEHHTSNASDDLLCQLKARRLAFADFLFLHHLPVETAIASAKTIQAIAAYQPDLVLCCGMAEKRDRLTVESQAFYQGQQLQTRLDLQALTAPLEFTEISDDAGKFVCEGLYFQVLKHLQRQQSQARTLFLHVPLLTAANRPLILRDVETMLHWLLHNVLAFPIDP; translated from the coding sequence GTGCGCGGCAAAATTTTACTGACCTCCTTTCAACCCTGGCTGGAACATCACACTTCCAATGCCTCGGATGATCTGCTCTGTCAGCTTAAGGCGAGGCGACTGGCCTTTGCGGATTTTTTATTTCTGCACCATCTGCCGGTGGAAACGGCGATCGCCTCTGCAAAAACCATTCAAGCCATTGCCGCTTATCAGCCGGATCTGGTGCTCTGCTGTGGCATGGCCGAAAAACGCGATCGCCTCACGGTGGAATCCCAAGCTTTTTATCAGGGGCAGCAGTTACAAACGCGCTTGGATCTGCAGGCTCTCACGGCTCCCCTAGAATTTACGGAGATTAGCGACGATGCCGGCAAATTTGTCTGTGAAGGGCTATATTTTCAAGTGTTAAAGCATCTCCAGCGGCAGCAATCTCAAGCACGGACCTTATTTCTCCATGTGCCTCTGCTCACGGCGGCCAATCGACCCTTAATCCTGCGGGATGTTGAAACCATGCTCCACTGGCTGCTGCACAATGTTCTGGCTTTCCCCATTGACCCATGA
- a CDS encoding DUF4112 domain-containing protein gives MTAPKTPNPKTLKRIRTLSKLLDSAIAIPGTKYKIGLDPIIGLVPAVGDYLSLILSGYVIFEAAKLGAKQDTLVKMALNLLVDSIVGTVPVAGDLFDVAWKANEANLKLLEQDLPDQTDLDNASIDWRPLILIFGAIALVILLGGLLTLWLLKLVFNALA, from the coding sequence ATGACTGCCCCCAAAACCCCGAACCCGAAGACGTTAAAACGCATCCGCACCCTGAGTAAGCTGCTCGACAGTGCGATCGCCATTCCGGGGACAAAGTACAAAATCGGCCTCGACCCGATTATCGGTTTGGTGCCAGCGGTGGGGGATTACCTGAGTTTAATTCTCTCTGGCTATGTGATTTTCGAGGCGGCCAAACTGGGAGCAAAACAGGATACCCTCGTCAAAATGGCTCTCAATCTTCTTGTGGATAGCATTGTTGGTACGGTGCCCGTGGCCGGCGATCTCTTTGATGTGGCCTGGAAAGCCAACGAGGCGAATTTAAAGCTTTTAGAACAGGATTTGCCCGACCAGACTGACCTCGACAATGCCTCCATTGATTGGCGTCCCCTGATTTTAATTTTCGGGGCGATCGCCTTGGTGATTCTTTTGGGCGGTTTGTTGACCCTGTGGTTGCTAAAGCTCGTGTTCAATGCCCTTGCCTAG
- a CDS encoding ABC transporter ATP-binding protein, translating into MSEPSPLLQASGLHKSFGGIRAVQNASITVPRGQITGLIGPNGAGKTTLFNLLSNFITPDRGTVIFNGQEVQHLPSHQIAARGFVRTFQVARVLSRLSVLDNMLLAAQQQTGENFLRVWQQGKIRRQEKANREKAIAILESVGLGEKAQDYAGALSGGQRKLLEMARALMSDPQLILLDEPAAGVNPTLINQICEHIVRWNQQGISFLIIEHNMDVIMSLCNHIWVLAEGSNLADGTPEDIQCNEQVLEAYLGS; encoded by the coding sequence ATGAGTGAACCATCCCCTTTGCTGCAAGCATCAGGTCTCCATAAAAGTTTCGGTGGCATCCGTGCGGTGCAAAATGCTTCGATTACGGTGCCCCGTGGACAGATTACGGGGTTGATTGGCCCCAATGGGGCGGGCAAAACGACGTTGTTTAATTTGCTCTCAAATTTTATTACGCCGGATCGGGGGACAGTTATTTTTAACGGCCAGGAAGTGCAGCACTTACCGTCTCACCAGATTGCGGCACGGGGTTTTGTGCGTACCTTCCAAGTGGCGCGGGTGTTATCACGGTTATCGGTACTAGACAATATGTTGCTGGCGGCCCAACAGCAAACGGGGGAAAACTTCCTACGGGTGTGGCAACAGGGGAAAATTCGTCGCCAAGAAAAGGCAAATCGGGAAAAGGCGATCGCCATCTTAGAATCCGTCGGTCTAGGGGAAAAAGCCCAGGATTACGCTGGTGCTCTGTCGGGGGGACAACGCAAACTCCTGGAAATGGCCAGGGCATTGATGAGCGATCCCCAGTTAATTTTGTTGGATGAGCCTGCGGCGGGCGTGAACCCCACTTTGATCAACCAAATTTGTGAACACATTGTCCGCTGGAACCAACAGGGAATTTCCTTTTTGATCATTGAGCACAATATGGATGTGATCATGTCCTTGTGTAACCACATCTGGGTATTGGCAGAGGGGAGTAATTTGGCGGACGGAACCCCCGAAGATATCCAGTGTAATGAACAGGTTTTAGAGGCTTATTTGGGATCGTAA
- a CDS encoding glycosyltransferase family protein: MEPAQRQRNVQWRSPQGISSPTPVSGKRAPRSRPPAPRHRIVLYSHDTMGLGHKRRNVLIAQTLQRSALPLDILLISGMGDGNEGLARAGIDCLSLPALKKSRDGSYRARHLALPLRDIIGLRSQLILKTIQQFQPDVFIVDNVPRGAERELDPSLEYIRKQPKMRCVLGLRDVLDDPAAVRRDWQRADNETAIRRYYDAVWIYGDPQVYDLRREYDFSPEVVAKMLPLGYFNQCDRLQYLGQSWQETLKAWDLPARFVLGAVGGGQDGETLAIAFAQIPFTAENPGVLLTGPFMPESVRQTLGAIAQHNPHLTILPSCPEPTILMAAAERVIAMGGYNTTCEILSFQKPALIIPRIKPRQEQWLRATRLKKLGLVDVLHPHQVNPQNLAAWLRCDPKPPKRSAGLNLQATEQLPLLLGQMLKTSSGFTAQAS, from the coding sequence ATGGAACCCGCCCAACGACAACGGAATGTTCAATGGCGATCGCCCCAGGGGATCTCTAGCCCAACCCCTGTTTCTGGGAAACGAGCCCCCCGATCTAGGCCGCCAGCTCCTCGCCACCGCATCGTGCTATATTCCCACGACACCATGGGCTTGGGTCACAAACGGCGTAATGTGTTGATTGCGCAGACCCTACAACGATCAGCTTTGCCCCTAGATATTTTGCTCATTAGTGGCATGGGCGATGGCAATGAAGGGCTGGCCCGTGCGGGGATTGATTGTTTAAGTTTGCCAGCCTTGAAAAAAAGCCGGGATGGTTCCTACAGAGCGCGTCATTTAGCCTTGCCGTTACGGGACATCATTGGGTTGCGATCGCAGCTAATTTTAAAAACTATCCAACAATTTCAACCGGATGTTTTCATCGTCGATAATGTCCCCAGGGGGGCAGAACGGGAACTAGACCCCAGCCTGGAATACATCCGGAAACAGCCTAAGATGCGCTGTGTTTTGGGGCTAAGGGATGTGTTGGACGACCCGGCAGCGGTGCGGCGGGATTGGCAACGGGCGGACAACGAAACGGCCATTCGTCGCTACTATGATGCGGTGTGGATTTACGGCGATCCCCAGGTTTACGATCTGCGGCGAGAATATGATTTTTCCCCAGAGGTGGTCGCAAAAATGCTGCCCCTCGGTTATTTCAATCAATGCGATCGCCTCCAGTATTTAGGGCAATCCTGGCAAGAAACCTTAAAAGCGTGGGATTTACCCGCCCGGTTCGTCCTCGGTGCGGTGGGTGGCGGCCAAGATGGGGAAACCCTGGCGATCGCCTTTGCCCAAATTCCCTTCACCGCCGAAAATCCGGGGGTGCTACTCACGGGGCCTTTTATGCCGGAGTCCGTGCGCCAAACCCTAGGGGCGATCGCCCAACATAATCCCCACCTGACGATCCTTCCTTCCTGTCCCGAACCGACGATTCTCATGGCCGCCGCCGAACGGGTGATTGCCATGGGTGGCTACAATACCACCTGTGAAATTCTTTCCTTCCAGAAACCCGCTCTGATTATTCCCCGGATAAAACCCCGCCAGGAACAATGGCTGCGGGCGACCCGTTTAAAAAAATTGGGTCTGGTGGACGTGCTCCATCCCCACCAGGTTAATCCTCAGAATCTAGCGGCTTGGCTCCGTTGTGATCCAAAACCCCCCAAGCGCAGTGCTGGTCTCAATCTCCAGGCCACCGAACAATTGCCCCTCCTTTTAGGTCAAATGCTCAAGACTTCTAGCGGTTTTACTGCCCAAGCTTCCTAG
- the surE gene encoding 5'/3'-nucleotidase SurE translates to MRVLLTNDDGIDAPGIATLQKAIAPHAREVVTVAPQTQMSECGHRFTVYAPIPVEQRTKNAYAVAGTPADCTRLGLTQFAADVDWVLSGVNAGGNLGVDIYTSGTVAAVREATILGKRAIAFSHFIQRPLEIDWDLVTHWTGKLLAQLLTQELPEKHFWNVNFPHLTATSDPEIIFCERSTDPMQVCYEARDQQFHYVGSYPERPRAAGTDVDVCFSGNIAVTQISI, encoded by the coding sequence ATGCGCGTTTTATTAACAAATGACGACGGGATTGATGCGCCTGGAATTGCAACCTTACAAAAGGCGATCGCTCCCCACGCCAGAGAAGTAGTGACGGTGGCCCCCCAAACACAGATGTCGGAATGTGGCCATCGGTTTACGGTTTATGCGCCGATCCCAGTGGAGCAACGGACGAAAAATGCCTATGCGGTGGCAGGTACGCCAGCAGATTGTACACGCTTAGGTTTAACGCAGTTTGCGGCAGATGTTGATTGGGTGCTGTCGGGGGTAAATGCTGGTGGTAATTTGGGCGTGGATATTTACACTTCAGGGACGGTGGCGGCAGTGCGGGAAGCGACGATCCTCGGCAAGCGGGCGATCGCCTTTTCCCATTTCATCCAGCGGCCTTTAGAAATCGATTGGGATCTTGTCACCCACTGGACGGGGAAACTTTTGGCGCAATTATTGACCCAGGAACTACCGGAAAAGCATTTTTGGAATGTGAATTTTCCCCATTTAACGGCGACCTCTGACCCGGAAATTATTTTCTGTGAGCGCAGCACCGACCCGATGCAAGTGTGCTATGAAGCACGGGATCAACAGTTCCATTATGTCGGCTCCTACCCTGAGCGCCCCCGGGCCGCTGGTACCGATGTGGATGTGTGTTTTTCGGGAAATATTGCCGTGACCCAAATTTCGATCTAG
- the lepB gene encoding signal peptidase I has translation MPENSQFPVEPTQKPSGTEQQHEENPWVETIKTLVTAGILAIGIRTFVAEARYIPSESMLPTLEVNDRLIIEKISYHFKNPQRGDVVVFNPTEILQQQNYRDAFIKRVIGIPGDTVQVSGGTVFINGEALEEDYINEAPEYDYGPVTIPEDHYLVLGDNRNNSYDSHYWGFVPREKLVGKAFIRFWPFNRVGILNEEPQFADEEPITP, from the coding sequence ATGCCCGAAAACTCTCAATTTCCCGTTGAACCGACCCAGAAACCCAGTGGCACGGAGCAACAGCATGAAGAAAATCCCTGGGTAGAGACCATCAAGACCCTTGTGACCGCTGGTATTTTGGCCATTGGGATCCGCACCTTCGTCGCCGAGGCCCGCTACATTCCTTCCGAGTCGATGCTGCCGACCCTAGAAGTGAACGATCGCCTAATCATTGAAAAAATTAGCTATCACTTCAAAAATCCCCAACGGGGCGATGTGGTGGTCTTTAACCCGACAGAAATTCTCCAGCAGCAAAACTATCGGGATGCTTTTATTAAACGGGTGATCGGGATTCCTGGTGATACCGTACAAGTCAGCGGCGGCACCGTTTTTATCAATGGGGAAGCCCTCGAAGAAGACTATATCAACGAAGCCCCAGAATATGACTACGGCCCCGTGACGATTCCAGAAGATCACTACCTCGTCCTTGGCGATAACCGCAACAATAGCTATGACTCCCACTATTGGGGTTTTGTCCCCCGTGAAAAGCTTGTGGGGAAAGCCTTTATTCGTTTTTGGCCCTTTAATCGTGTGGGCATCCTCAACGAAGAGCCGCAATTTGCCGACGAAGAACCGATTACACCCTAG
- a CDS encoding esterase/lipase family protein: MTHSLNPVLLIHGFLDRHTVFKPLTRYLSQQGWEIHALDLQPNDGRQALPILASQIETYVHQHFGAIQRFDLVGFSMGGIVTRYYLQRLGGNQRVERYVSISAPNNGTLSAYGLPFPGIRQMRPDSDLLQDLNRDVATALEPVKVTWLWTPFDLMILPAKSTKLPIGTGVQLPVPLHPWMLSDPRALKAIAKALQQ, from the coding sequence ATGACCCACTCCCTAAATCCGGTGTTGTTAATCCATGGCTTTTTAGACCGCCACACTGTGTTTAAACCCCTAACTCGATACCTCAGTCAGCAAGGTTGGGAGATTCATGCCCTTGATCTACAACCCAATGATGGCCGTCAAGCACTGCCCATTTTAGCCAGCCAAATCGAAACCTATGTCCACCAACATTTTGGGGCGATCCAGCGGTTCGATCTCGTGGGATTTAGTATGGGGGGCATTGTGACCCGCTACTATTTGCAACGGCTCGGCGGCAATCAACGGGTGGAACGTTATGTGAGTATTTCGGCCCCCAATAATGGCACGTTATCAGCCTATGGTTTGCCCTTTCCAGGGATTCGTCAGATGCGCCCGGATAGTGACTTGCTTCAGGATTTAAACCGTGATGTGGCCACTGCCCTAGAACCTGTAAAAGTCACTTGGCTATGGACTCCCTTTGATCTCATGATTCTCCCCGCCAAGAGCACGAAGCTCCCCATTGGCACCGGCGTGCAGTTGCCCGTACCTTTACATCCTTGGATGTTGTCTGACCCCCGTGCCCTTAAGGCGATCGCCAAGGCCCTGCAACAATAG
- the nifJ gene encoding pyruvate:ferredoxin (flavodoxin) oxidoreductase, producing MATNTIATLDANEAVAKVAYKLNEVIAIYPITPASLMGEWADAWASQGQPNLWGTVPSIIEMQSEGGAAGAVHGALQTGSLTTTFTASQGLLLMIPNLYKIAGELTSAVIHVAARSVAAQALSIFGDHSDVMAVRGTGFALLSSASVQEAHDMALIAQAATMKARVPFIHFFDGFRTSHEIQKIELLDESVLRELIDDEDVFAHRARALTPDHPVVRGTAQNPDVFFQARESVNPFYDKCSAIVKEMMDRFGALTGRAYKLFEYVGAPDATRVIMLMGSGCETVHETVDYLNAQGEKVGVLKVRLYRPFDGSALISALPKTVEKIAVLDRTKEPGANGEPLYLDVVSALMEAWEGTMPKVVGGRYGLSSKEFNPAMVKGIFDELDQAKPKNHFTVGINDDVSHTSLAYDPSFSSEPDSVVRAMFYGLGSDGTVGANKNSIKIIGEETDNYAQGYFVYDSKKSGAVTVSHLRFGPNLIRSTYLINQANFVGCHQWLFLEKLDVLSGAKDGSIFLLNSPYAVDQVWDQLPLEVQEQIFHKNLKFYVINANKVARESGMGGRINTVMQTCFFALSGVLPKEEAISKIKEYIQKTYGKKGADVVTMNIQAVDNTLANLFEVNVGEANSPIRKPPAVSPNAPDFMRNVQAPMLIKEGDRLPVSCLPCDGTYPTGTSKWEKRNVAQFIPEWDPEVCIQCGKCVMVCPHATIRAKVYEPNLLGNAPESFKSIDAKDKNFSGQKFTIQVAPEDCTGCGVCVDVCPAKNKAQPSKKAINMVEQLPLREQERTNWDYFLNLPLPERRELKLNQIREQQLQEPLFEFSGACAGCGETPYIKLVSQLFGDRTVIANATGCSSIYGGNLPTTPYTTNAEGKGIAWSNSLFEDNAEFGLGFRLSIDKQAQFAAELLQRLSGELGDSFVGELLNARQADEADIWEQRQRVRELKNKLATLNSPDAKQLASLADYLVKKSVWIVGGDGWAYDIGFGGLDHAIASGKNINILVMDTEVYSNTGGQSSKATPRAAVAKFAAGGKPAPKKDLGLIAMTYGNVYVASVAMGARDEHTLKAFLEAEAYEGPSLIIAYSHCIAHGINMQTAMSHQKELVESGRWLLYRYNPDLKTEGKNPLQLDSRTPKGSVESSMYKENRFKMLTMTKPKAAKELLKQAQNDVDTRWRMYEYLANRPEA from the coding sequence ATGGCTACTAACACAATTGCCACCCTCGATGCGAATGAAGCCGTCGCCAAAGTTGCCTACAAACTAAACGAAGTCATTGCCATTTATCCCATCACCCCCGCTTCACTGATGGGCGAATGGGCCGATGCCTGGGCCTCCCAAGGACAGCCAAATCTCTGGGGAACCGTGCCCAGCATCATCGAAATGCAGAGTGAAGGTGGCGCTGCCGGAGCCGTCCACGGCGCACTGCAAACGGGTTCTTTAACGACAACCTTCACCGCCTCCCAAGGGCTACTGTTAATGATCCCCAACCTCTACAAAATTGCGGGGGAATTAACCTCAGCGGTGATCCATGTCGCCGCCCGTTCCGTTGCAGCCCAAGCCCTCTCCATTTTTGGCGATCACTCCGATGTGATGGCTGTGCGGGGGACGGGATTTGCCCTGTTGTCGTCTGCCTCGGTGCAGGAAGCCCACGATATGGCGTTGATTGCCCAAGCGGCGACGATGAAAGCCCGTGTACCCTTCATCCACTTTTTTGATGGGTTTCGCACCTCCCACGAAATTCAAAAAATTGAATTACTCGATGAATCTGTTTTACGGGAACTGATCGACGATGAAGATGTGTTTGCCCACCGCGCCAGAGCCTTAACCCCCGATCATCCAGTGGTGCGCGGCACAGCCCAAAACCCCGATGTCTTTTTCCAAGCGCGGGAATCGGTGAATCCGTTCTATGACAAATGCAGCGCCATTGTGAAGGAAATGATGGATCGCTTTGGGGCACTGACGGGACGTGCCTACAAATTATTTGAATATGTGGGCGCGCCGGATGCGACACGGGTAATTATGCTGATGGGTTCCGGTTGTGAAACCGTCCATGAAACGGTGGATTACCTCAACGCCCAAGGGGAAAAAGTGGGTGTGTTAAAAGTGCGGTTATATCGCCCCTTTGATGGCTCGGCATTAATTTCGGCGTTACCAAAAACCGTCGAAAAAATTGCTGTGTTAGACCGCACGAAGGAACCCGGTGCAAACGGTGAACCGCTCTATTTAGATGTAGTATCGGCGTTGATGGAAGCTTGGGAAGGCACAATGCCGAAAGTTGTTGGGGGACGTTATGGTTTGTCTTCTAAAGAGTTTAACCCGGCGATGGTAAAGGGGATTTTTGATGAATTAGATCAAGCCAAACCAAAGAATCATTTCACCGTTGGCATTAATGATGATGTTAGCCACACTTCCCTTGCCTATGATCCGAGTTTCTCTAGTGAGCCGGATAGCGTGGTACGGGCGATGTTTTATGGCTTAGGTTCCGATGGGACGGTGGGCGCGAATAAAAATTCGATCAAAATTATTGGCGAAGAAACGGATAATTACGCCCAAGGTTATTTCGTCTATGACTCGAAAAAATCAGGGGCAGTGACGGTTTCCCATCTGCGCTTTGGCCCCAATTTAATTCGCTCCACCTATTTAATTAATCAGGCGAATTTTGTGGGCTGTCACCAATGGTTATTCCTCGAAAAATTAGATGTGCTCAGTGGCGCAAAGGATGGTTCAATTTTTCTTTTAAATAGTCCCTATGCTGTGGATCAAGTGTGGGATCAATTGCCCCTTGAGGTGCAGGAACAAATTTTTCACAAAAATTTGAAATTCTATGTGATTAATGCGAATAAGGTAGCCCGGGAAAGTGGCATGGGCGGACGAATTAATACGGTGATGCAAACCTGTTTCTTTGCCCTCTCTGGTGTCCTGCCAAAAGAGGAAGCCATTTCTAAAATTAAGGAATATATCCAGAAGACTTACGGCAAGAAAGGCGCGGATGTGGTCACCATGAATATTCAGGCGGTGGATAACACCTTGGCGAATTTGTTTGAGGTGAACGTGGGCGAGGCAAATAGTCCCATTCGTAAACCGCCAGCGGTGTCTCCCAATGCGCCCGATTTTATGCGTAATGTCCAAGCGCCGATGCTGATCAAAGAGGGCGATCGCCTACCGGTGAGTTGTCTGCCCTGCGATGGCACTTACCCGACGGGCACTTCTAAATGGGAAAAACGCAACGTTGCCCAATTCATTCCAGAGTGGGATCCAGAGGTTTGTATTCAATGCGGTAAGTGCGTGATGGTCTGTCCCCACGCGACGATCCGCGCCAAAGTTTATGAACCCAATCTGTTAGGAAATGCGCCGGAAAGTTTTAAATCCATTGATGCGAAAGACAAGAATTTTTCAGGGCAGAAATTCACGATTCAGGTGGCTCCGGAAGACTGTACCGGCTGTGGCGTTTGTGTGGATGTTTGTCCGGCGAAAAATAAGGCGCAACCCTCGAAAAAAGCAATCAATATGGTGGAACAGTTGCCCCTACGGGAACAGGAAAGAACGAATTGGGATTACTTCTTGAATTTGCCCTTACCGGAACGGCGCGAATTAAAACTCAATCAAATTCGCGAACAGCAATTGCAGGAGCCGCTCTTTGAATTCTCTGGTGCGTGTGCCGGCTGTGGTGAAACCCCGTACATTAAATTGGTGTCCCAACTATTTGGCGATCGCACGGTGATTGCCAATGCGACGGGTTGTTCCTCCATCTATGGCGGCAACTTACCGACCACCCCCTACACCACCAATGCCGAAGGAAAGGGCATCGCTTGGTCAAATTCCCTCTTTGAAGATAACGCCGAATTTGGCTTAGGATTCCGCCTCTCGATTGATAAACAAGCCCAATTTGCGGCGGAATTATTACAACGCTTAAGCGGTGAACTTGGTGATAGTTTTGTCGGTGAATTGTTAAATGCCCGCCAAGCTGATGAAGCCGATATTTGGGAACAACGGCAACGGGTGCGGGAACTGAAAAATAAACTCGCAACCCTCAATTCCCCCGATGCGAAACAGCTAGCGTCCCTCGCCGATTACCTCGTGAAAAAATCCGTCTGGATCGTCGGTGGGGACGGTTGGGCCTATGACATCGGGTTTGGTGGTCTGGATCATGCGATCGCCAGCGGGAAAAATATCAATATTCTCGTAATGGACACCGAGGTTTATTCCAATACTGGCGGACAATCCTCCAAAGCAACCCCCCGCGCCGCCGTTGCCAAATTCGCCGCTGGTGGGAAACCCGCCCCGAAAAAAGACCTCGGTTTAATCGCCATGACCTACGGCAATGTGTACGTCGCCTCCGTGGCAATGGGAGCCAGAGACGAACACACCCTGAAAGCCTTCCTCGAAGCCGAAGCCTACGAAGGCCCCTCCCTGATCATCGCCTACAGCCACTGCATCGCCCATGGCATTAATATGCAAACCGCCATGAGTCACCAAAAAGAACTCGTCGAAAGCGGACGCTGGCTATTGTACCGCTATAACCCTGACCTCAAAACAGAGGGTAAAAACCCCCTCCAACTCGATAGCCGTACCCCCAAAGGCAGCGTCGAAAGCTCCATGTACAAAGAAAACCGCTTCAAAATGCTCACCATGACCAAGCCCAAAGCTGCCAAGGAACTGCTCAAACAAGCCCAGAACGATGTCGATACCCGTTGGCGGATGTACGAATACCTTGCCAACCGTCCCGAAGCCTAA
- a CDS encoding HEAT repeat domain-containing protein, translated as MSHPSLATLSQQLESENSKDRMIALAQLRDVAPLEAMPLIKKVLDDEVLQIRSMAVFALGIKQTEESYPILIKLLETDGDYGIRADAAGALGYLQDERALKPLLRAFYEDTSWLVRFSAAVSLGNLGRPEAKDALVQALDSGEAILEQAAIAALGEIGAVETVDRLVTFVSSDNWLVRQRLAEALGALPCEKSLAAVKFLVKDDHPQVQEAAQYSLDRLSNS; from the coding sequence ATGTCTCACCCCAGCTTAGCGACACTTTCCCAACAACTCGAAAGTGAAAACTCCAAGGATCGCATGATTGCCCTGGCCCAATTGCGGGATGTAGCCCCCCTAGAAGCGATGCCCCTCATTAAAAAAGTATTAGATGATGAGGTGCTGCAAATTCGCTCGATGGCGGTTTTTGCCCTGGGGATTAAGCAGACAGAAGAGTCCTATCCAATTTTGATCAAGCTGCTAGAAACTGACGGCGATTATGGTATTCGGGCTGATGCGGCGGGTGCTTTAGGGTATCTCCAGGATGAGCGGGCTTTAAAACCACTGCTGCGGGCTTTTTATGAAGATACCTCTTGGTTAGTGCGTTTTAGTGCGGCGGTTTCTTTGGGGAATCTCGGTCGTCCGGAAGCGAAGGATGCCCTGGTTCAAGCCCTTGATAGTGGGGAAGCCATTTTAGAACAAGCAGCGATCGCTGCCCTGGGAGAAATTGGTGCCGTAGAAACCGTGGATCGCCTTGTAACCTTTGTTTCCTCAGACAATTGGCTAGTACGACAACGGCTCGCAGAAGCCCTAGGCGCGTTACCTTGTGAAAAGAGTCTTGCGGCGGTCAAGTTCCTCGTCAAAGACGACCATCCCCAGGTACAGGAAGCAGCCCAATATAGCCTCGATAGACTTAGTAATTCGTAG
- a CDS encoding dihydroorotate dehydrogenase-like protein, translating into MDLTTQYLGLTLRSPLIVGAAAPLTEDIDNIKRMEDAGAGAVVLHSLFEEQIRKEKLELHHHFTYGTDSFAEALNYFPENASNVFHVGVETYLEHIRTAKSAVDMPIIASLNGSHQGEWEHTAKLMEQAGADAIELNIYYVPTDINKNGSEVEYEYIQIVRTVRENLNIPVAVKLSPFFSNMANIAKRLVDNGASGLVLFNRFYQPDIDIENLEVTPNLILSSPLDMRLPMRWIAMLYGRLDVDFAATSGIQRGTDAIKMLMAGAKVTALVATLLRHGIHHIETIETEMMQWLEEHEYLSLEQLRGSMSQINCPDESAFERAQYMRAIQSYQPERHTL; encoded by the coding sequence ATGGATTTAACCACACAATATTTAGGTCTGACCCTGCGATCGCCATTAATTGTTGGTGCAGCCGCTCCCTTAACTGAGGACATCGATAACATCAAACGGATGGAGGATGCCGGAGCCGGAGCCGTCGTTTTACATTCCCTCTTTGAAGAACAAATTCGTAAAGAAAAACTCGAATTGCACCATCACTTCACCTATGGAACGGACTCCTTTGCCGAAGCCTTAAATTATTTCCCAGAGAATGCTTCCAATGTTTTTCATGTAGGTGTTGAAACCTATTTAGAACATATTCGGACTGCTAAATCCGCCGTCGATATGCCGATTATTGCCAGCCTCAACGGTTCTCACCAAGGGGAATGGGAACACACCGCCAAACTGATGGAACAAGCCGGAGCCGATGCCATTGAATTGAACATTTATTATGTCCCGACGGATATTAATAAAAACGGTTCAGAGGTGGAGTATGAATATATTCAAATCGTGCGGACAGTGCGGGAAAATTTAAATATTCCCGTTGCCGTAAAGCTGAGTCCGTTCTTTAGCAACATGGCAAATATAGCGAAACGGTTAGTTGATAATGGGGCGAGTGGCTTAGTTTTATTTAACCGTTTTTATCAGCCGGATATTGATATCGAAAACCTGGAAGTCACCCCGAATTTAATCCTGAGTAGCCCGTTGGATATGCGTCTGCCGATGCGCTGGATTGCGATGCTTTATGGGCGTTTAGATGTGGACTTTGCGGCGACCAGCGGCATTCAACGGGGAACCGATGCGATCAAAATGTTAATGGCGGGGGCAAAAGTGACGGCTTTAGTGGCGACTTTATTACGCCATGGTATTCATCACATTGAAACCATTGAAACAGAAATGATGCAATGGCTCGAAGAACATGAATATCTATCCCTTGAACAATTGCGGGGCAGCATGAGCCAGATTAATTGTCCCGATGAAAGTGCCTTTGAACGGGCGCAATATATGCGGGCGATTCAATCCTACCAACCAGAGCGACATACACTTTGA